The Flavobacterium johnsoniae genomic sequence ACGCCATTGACGAAGTGATTTTGTTACTTCTTCTTGAGCATTGATAAGTTTTTTCTTTTCGTCTTTTAAGAAAACACCATTATAAAACCAAATGGTAAAATAATCTTTAAAACCGCCAAGACCAACAACGTTTTTTTTATTGAAAACATAAACGGGAGCTCCCCATTTTACGGTTTCGATCAGTTCAGTTTTATCAATAATTGATTTAAGAAGAAGAATTTCTTCTTCCCATTGATTTACTTTATCCCAAACGTGTTTTTTCTCAGACATTGTTTGATTATTTTTTTCTTTTAGGTTTTTCGGGCGCGTCAAAGATTCCAGGAATTGCTGTTAATTCTGCAATTTTTACGATAACATCTGTTGCTTTCTGGATGCTTTCTGCTGGAACATATTCGTATTTTCCGTGGAAATTATGTCCACCCGCAAAAATATTCGGACAAGGTAATCCCATAAATGATAATTGAGAACCGTCAGTTCCGCCGCGAATTGGTTTAATGATCGGTTTAATGTTTAATTCACGCATCGCTTTTTCGGCAATATCCACAATATATTTTACAGGCAGAACCTTTTCTTTCATATTGTAATATTGATCTTTAACTTCAGCAACAACAATATCTTCTCCAAATTTCTTTGCGAATTTTTTATTGAACTTTTTGGCTATTTTATGAATTAGTTCTTTTCTGTTTTCGAACTTTTTCTTGTTATGATCTCGAATAATCAGTTCTAAAACTGTTTCTTCGATATTTCCTTTGATGTGATGAACGTGGAAAAATCCTTCGTAACCTTTAGTTTCTTCTGGAGTTTCACCTTTCGGAAGTTCGTTGATAAAATCATTAGCCAAAAGCATAGAATTAATCATTTTTCCTTTTGCATAACCTGGGTGAACGCTTTTTCCTTTAAAAGTAATTTTAGCTCCAGCTGCGTTAAAATTTTCATATTCTAATTCGCCAATCTGGCTTCCATCCATTGTGTAAGCCCATTGCGCTCCGAATTTTTCAACATCAAAATGATGCGCTCCGCGACCGATTTCTTCGTCTGGCGTAAAACCTATTCTGATTTTCCCGTGTTTAATTTCTGGATGCTGAATTAAATATTCCATTGCCGAAACAATTTCTGTAATTCCCGCTTTATCATCTGCTCCTAAAAGTGTTGTTCCATCAGTTGTAATGATGGTTTGACCTTTATATTGTAATAAATCTTTAAAGTAATTTGGAGATAAAATAATGTTCTTTTCTGCATTTAAAACAATATCTTTTCCATCGTAATTTTCAACAATTTGGGGTTTTACATTTGCTCCGCTAAAATCTGGAGAAGTATCAAAATGAGAAACAAAACCAATTGTGGGAACTTCATGATCTACATTGCTTGGAAGCGTCGCCATGATATATGCTTTATCATCTATCGTAACTTCTTCAAGTCCAATTGCTTTTAGTTCTTCGACTAATTTATTGGCAAGATTCCATTGTTTTTGTGTACTTGGTGTTGTTTGTGAATGTGGATCTGATTCAGTGTCAATTGTTACGTAACTGATAAAACGATCTATGATATGTTGCATTTTTTTGAATTTTTAGCAAATATAGAAATTTTTTCTGCTGAATAATTTAGCTTTTTCTATCTGAATTAATAAAAAAAGGGATTCTGTATGAATCCCTTTATGATATTTAAAATGTTGTTATTTACTTTTTACACATCTAAAACCAACGTGGTTTGCAGCAGATCTTATTTCGCCTTTTCCTCTTGTACCGACCATATAACGAGTACAATATTGATCGGTACATAAAAACGAGCCGCCTCTGTGCACACGTTTAATTTCTGTCGGATCATTGGGATCGTAATAAGTGCTTGGTCCCGTTGGATTTTTTGTTGTTTTTCCGCTTTCCGCTAATGATTTATAGTAGTCAACGCTGTACCAATCATTAACCCATTCCCAAACATTTCCTGCCATATCGTAAAGTCCATAGGCGTTTGGAGCATATTGCGCTGTTGGAGCAATTCCTTTAAATCCGTCTTCGCCTGTATCTCCATCTTTTATCGGAAAATGTCCTTGGTAAATGTTAGCTTGAAATTTTCCCTTAGGTTTTAAATCGTTCCCCCAAGCATAAAGATTTCCTGTTTTACCGCCACGAGCTGCAAATTCCCATTCTGCTTCTGTTGGAAGTCTTTTGCCCGCCCATTTTGCATAAGCGGCTGCATCTTCGTAAACCACATGAACTACAGGATATTTTTCTCTTCCTTTGATTGTACTTTGCGGACCTTCAGGATGTCTCCAGTCAGCGCCTGGTTCGTAGCGCCACCATTGCAGAAAATTATTCAGGTTCACGGCAGAAGGAGTAGGAGTAAACACAACAGAACCAGTAATTAAATCAGCTTCGCTCGCAGTTGGAAATTCCTCTTTAGTTGGTTTTTGTTCTGCAAC encodes the following:
- the pepT gene encoding peptidase T; translated protein: MQHIIDRFISYVTIDTESDPHSQTTPSTQKQWNLANKLVEELKAIGLEEVTIDDKAYIMATLPSNVDHEVPTIGFVSHFDTSPDFSGANVKPQIVENYDGKDIVLNAEKNIILSPNYFKDLLQYKGQTIITTDGTTLLGADDKAGITEIVSAMEYLIQHPEIKHGKIRIGFTPDEEIGRGAHHFDVEKFGAQWAYTMDGSQIGELEYENFNAAGAKITFKGKSVHPGYAKGKMINSMLLANDFINELPKGETPEETKGYEGFFHVHHIKGNIEETVLELIIRDHNKKKFENRKELIHKIAKKFNKKFAKKFGEDIVVAEVKDQYYNMKEKVLPVKYIVDIAEKAMRELNIKPIIKPIRGGTDGSQLSFMGLPCPNIFAGGHNFHGKYEYVPAESIQKATDVIVKIAELTAIPGIFDAPEKPKRKK
- a CDS encoding formylglycine-generating enzyme family protein; the encoded protein is MKNKTFWIFALLTLSIISIAYSYTRFTDKEEKTVAECHEVPVSMESEFKPTIENKFKPETKAPKGMVWIPGGEFSMGSNVEDESLCSIKGVTKDAAPIHRVYVDGYYMDETEVTNEEFEKFVKATGYVTVAEQKPTKEEFPTASEADLITGSVVFTPTPSAVNLNNFLQWWRYEPGADWRHPEGPQSTIKGREKYPVVHVVYEDAAAYAKWAGKRLPTEAEWEFAARGGKTGNLYAWGNDLKPKGKFQANIYQGHFPIKDGDTGEDGFKGIAPTAQYAPNAYGLYDMAGNVWEWVNDWYSVDYYKSLAESGKTTKNPTGPSTYYDPNDPTEIKRVHRGGSFLCTDQYCTRYMVGTRGKGEIRSAANHVGFRCVKSK